In the Lascolabacillus massiliensis genome, one interval contains:
- a CDS encoding SusD/RagB family nutrient-binding outer membrane lipoprotein, whose protein sequence is MKNKILIIISVLFMLLASSSCNDWLDVNHDPNALEEIPDAKVLLPAAQVGIGNNLMGWDFGFGGAFWVEYWTQSYTASQFKSLTEYLPQEFNTAYQSLMREPMNDLKRIKTMSAEDENKGYYFVAEALSIFTWQIITDVWGDMPYFEALKVDEGILHPKQDTGAAIYEDLMLRINALLETDLSGSSISPESDFIFEGDLDQWYRFANSLKLKLMIRLSETPGYNNSSVLSFIQSADLLTTSAKISGSVWNDAMEGKRHPMREFQAGGANYFSTNVIAAKNFIDYLSVNDDPRLSKLFNGTKGAFYGDFDSKEDSDGNGTNDANEAYATVIFSGNMDLMIMSDWEVNFYIAEVYARAAQNAQAKEFYDAGVIASLSQHGISDTSIIEDGGYAAWTNGTVEQNIKQIAMQKWVANANYQHIESFLERNRTKYPSVNDIDIEANRQFAFNNFPVGDLTISVKGRALLNGNLPASPLYPTSYLFRNNNAPSQKANVGEKVWWNMKIGK, encoded by the coding sequence ATGAAAAATAAAATATTAATAATAATATCAGTCCTGTTTATGTTGCTTGCTTCGTCAAGTTGCAATGACTGGTTGGATGTAAACCACGACCCGAATGCACTTGAGGAGATCCCTGATGCAAAAGTATTGCTTCCGGCTGCCCAGGTTGGTATTGGCAATAATCTAATGGGTTGGGATTTTGGTTTCGGTGGAGCATTTTGGGTTGAGTATTGGACACAATCATATACAGCATCTCAGTTTAAATCTCTTACTGAGTATCTTCCTCAGGAGTTTAATACTGCTTATCAGTCTCTGATGAGAGAACCGATGAATGACCTTAAGCGTATAAAAACAATGTCGGCTGAAGATGAAAATAAAGGCTACTATTTCGTAGCTGAGGCATTATCAATCTTCACATGGCAAATTATAACAGATGTGTGGGGTGATATGCCATATTTTGAAGCTTTGAAAGTGGATGAAGGAATATTACATCCTAAGCAGGATACAGGTGCTGCCATCTATGAAGATTTAATGTTGCGTATTAATGCATTGCTGGAAACTGACTTAAGCGGCTCTTCAATCTCTCCTGAATCGGATTTTATATTTGAAGGTGATCTGGATCAGTGGTATCGTTTTGCTAATTCTCTTAAATTGAAGTTGATGATCCGTCTGTCAGAAACTCCCGGTTATAATAACTCTTCTGTATTGAGTTTTATTCAGAGCGCTGATTTGCTGACTACAAGCGCAAAAATTTCCGGATCAGTGTGGAATGATGCAATGGAAGGAAAACGTCATCCTATGAGAGAGTTTCAGGCTGGAGGTGCTAACTATTTTTCAACAAATGTTATAGCTGCAAAGAACTTTATCGATTATTTGAGTGTGAATGATGATCCCCGACTTAGCAAATTGTTCAATGGAACAAAAGGTGCTTTCTATGGTGATTTTGATTCTAAAGAGGACTCAGATGGTAATGGTACAAATGATGCAAATGAAGCTTATGCAACTGTAATTTTCTCAGGTAATATGGACTTAATGATAATGTCTGACTGGGAGGTTAATTTTTATATTGCTGAAGTATATGCACGCGCTGCACAAAATGCACAGGCAAAGGAATTTTATGATGCAGGGGTAATAGCATCTCTAAGTCAGCACGGTATTAGTGATACAAGTATAATTGAAGATGGTGGTTATGCTGCATGGACAAATGGAACTGTTGAACAAAATATTAAACAGATTGCAATGCAGAAGTGGGTTGCAAATGCTAATTATCAGCATATTGAATCATTCCTTGAAAGGAACAGGACAAAGTATCCATCAGTAAATGATATCGATATAGAAGCTAACAGGCAGTTTGCATTTAACAATTTTCCGGTAGGAGATCTCACGATCTCAGTGAAAGGAAGAGCTCTTCTTAATGGGAATTTACCTGCATCTCCTTTATATCCAACTTCCTATTTATTCAGGAATAATAATGCACCTTCTCAAAAAGCAAATGTTGGCGAGAAAGTATGGTGGAATATGAAGATTGGGAAATAG